One Sphingobacteruim zhuxiongii DNA window includes the following coding sequences:
- a CDS encoding serine hydrolase domain-containing protein, with the protein MIRTIGIAFLALILQAQVSNAQYKQTVENKTRLESNVNNIIPLKSLDQYKIAVVTPNSTKYNAFIEQLQRYSEIQTLDFQQYDEKTKYYNTIIVAGTASELHPAQLAMLVQSAVNNKNVILCQFGSEYDFTNLSVTPQQLRKFTSLLRIADTGAQAQEYAAMSIFGGLGITQDTLKTEQTRLQYVDGVRSDMDLQKMGKRIDAIAKEAIDQHAAPAIVVMAVKDGQVIFEKAYGSHTYDKKQATQLNDIFDLASVSKIAGTTPVVMHLQEKGIINLDSTMGHYLWQAKQTNKANITLRTVLLHEAGFTPFIPFYKELKPGDLLRTKDAEHQVQVADNAFLKNNYYQDVMWPEMLNSPVKPIGNYVYSDISMYVMKEVSEHETSVPMQDYVQQILYKRIGMKTAGYLPRNRFDINKIVPTQNDTVFRKSLLQGFVHDEGAAMAGGVAGHAGLFSSANDLAIYGQMLLNRGSYGGVQYFKPETIDLFTSKQSASSRRGLGFDRYDPKPGADYPSKLANESVYGHTGYTGTCIWIDPRNQFVYIFLSNRVHPQVSPKLSELNIRSRIQDVIYQTINNAK; encoded by the coding sequence ATGATTCGTACCATCGGCATCGCATTCCTTGCGCTGATCCTACAAGCGCAAGTTTCTAACGCTCAGTATAAACAAACTGTAGAAAACAAAACTAGGCTAGAAAGCAATGTAAACAACATTATCCCGTTAAAGAGCCTTGATCAATATAAGATTGCTGTAGTAACGCCGAATAGCACTAAATACAATGCGTTCATCGAGCAATTACAGCGTTATTCCGAAATTCAGACGCTAGATTTTCAACAATACGATGAAAAAACAAAATACTACAATACGATAATCGTTGCTGGCACTGCTAGTGAGCTGCATCCGGCTCAACTCGCTATGTTGGTTCAGTCAGCGGTAAACAATAAAAACGTCATTCTCTGCCAATTCGGGTCCGAGTATGATTTCACCAATCTAAGTGTAACTCCCCAACAATTGCGCAAATTTACTAGCCTGCTTCGCATTGCTGACACAGGGGCTCAGGCACAAGAATATGCGGCGATGTCTATTTTTGGAGGTCTTGGGATTACACAAGACACTTTAAAAACAGAACAAACACGTCTACAGTATGTTGATGGGGTAAGATCTGATATGGATCTACAAAAAATGGGGAAACGTATTGATGCAATAGCGAAGGAAGCAATAGATCAACATGCAGCACCGGCTATTGTCGTTATGGCAGTAAAAGATGGACAGGTCATCTTTGAAAAAGCTTATGGAAGTCACACCTATGACAAAAAACAAGCGACACAATTAAATGACATATTCGACTTGGCATCGGTTAGTAAGATTGCTGGAACCACGCCTGTTGTCATGCATCTACAAGAGAAAGGTATTATCAATTTAGATAGCACCATGGGGCACTATCTATGGCAGGCGAAACAGACAAACAAAGCCAACATCACGCTGCGTACGGTGTTACTACACGAAGCAGGCTTTACCCCGTTTATACCGTTTTATAAAGAGTTAAAACCCGGAGATTTACTAAGAACAAAAGATGCCGAGCATCAAGTTCAAGTGGCAGACAATGCTTTCTTGAAAAATAATTACTACCAAGACGTCATGTGGCCTGAGATGCTGAACTCCCCGGTTAAACCTATTGGCAATTATGTGTATTCCGACATTAGTATGTACGTGATGAAAGAAGTTTCTGAACATGAAACTTCTGTCCCTATGCAGGACTATGTACAACAAATCTTATATAAGCGCATTGGAATGAAAACCGCGGGTTATCTACCAAGAAACCGCTTCGACATAAATAAAATAGTTCCAACGCAAAACGATACTGTTTTTCGTAAATCACTATTACAAGGATTTGTGCACGATGAGGGCGCCGCAATGGCGGGAGGCGTTGCTGGTCATGCTGGACTTTTTTCTTCCGCCAATGATTTAGCAATTTACGGTCAAATGCTATTAAATCGCGGAAGTTATGGTGGCGTTCAGTATTTTAAGCCAGAAACGATCGATTTGTTTACGTCGAAACAATCGGCAAGCTCTCGACGCGGCTTGGGATTCGATCGCTATGATCCCAAACCAGGTGCTGATTATCCTTCGAAACTAGCAAATGAATCGGTATATGGGCATACGGGATACACGGGAACCTG